CAATTGGTGGCTGCGCGGGTGGTGCAGGGCCTGGGCGGCGCCTTGCTGCTGCCTGTGGGGCGACTGGCCCTGCTGCGCACCGTGCCGCGCGGCGAGTTCCTGCAGGCGATGAGCTTTGTCGCCATTCCAGGGCTGATCGGCCCATTGCTCGGCCCCACGCTGGGTGGCTGGCTGGTGCAGTACGCCTCCTGGCACTGGATCTTCCTGATCAACGTGCCCGTGGGATTGGCGGGCTGCCTGGCAACGCTGCGCTTCATGCCCGACCTGCGCGGGGCTGTCGAGCGGCGCTTCGACGGCGCGGGCTACGCAATGCTGGCCTTCGGCATGGTTGCGATCTCGCTGGCGCTCGACGGCGTTTCCGGCGCGGGGCTGCGCCAGGTCAGCGTGCTGCTGCTGCTGGTGTTCGGCTTTGCGAGCGTGGTGGCCTATTGGCTGCATGCCGCGCGCCGGCCAGAGCCGCTGTTCTCGCCCTCGCTCTTCGGCGTGCCCACGCTCAGCATCGGCTTGCTCGGCAACCTCTTCTCGCGGCTCGGGAGCAGCTGCATGCCGTTTCTCGTGCCCTTGCTGCTGCAGGTGTCGCTGGGCTATTCACCGCTTCGGGCGGGGCTCATGATGCTGCCGATCGCGCTGGCCGGCATGGCCATGAAGCGTTTCGCGGCCCCGCTGATCACCCACCATGGCTACCGGAAGGTGCTGGTGGCCAATACCGTCCTGGTGGGGCTCGCGATGGCCAGTTTCGGCCTGACCGGCCCGGACCAGCCGGTGGCGCTGCACATCCTGCAATTGCTGGTCTTCGGCGCCGTCAACTCGCTTCAGTTCACCGCCATGAACACCATCACGCTGAAGGACTTGGACGGCGGCATGGCCAGCAGCGGCAACAGCCTGCTGTCGATGGTCCAGATGCTTGCAATGAGCCTCGGCGTGGCGGCTGCGAGCGCGGTGCTGGCCGGCTACAGCAGCGTTTTCGGCCAGGAGACGGCGAAGCAG
This genomic window from Variovorax paradoxus contains:
- the mdtD gene encoding multidrug transporter subunit MdtD; translated protein: MTLAATAIDPARKSLLWLVAVGFFMQTLDATIINTALPAMAASLGESPLRMQSVVVAYALTMAMLIPASGWIADRFGTRRVFFSAIVLFVIGSVLCALSVGVGQLVAARVVQGLGGALLLPVGRLALLRTVPRGEFLQAMSFVAIPGLIGPLLGPTLGGWLVQYASWHWIFLINVPVGLAGCLATLRFMPDLRGAVERRFDGAGYAMLAFGMVAISLALDGVSGAGLRQVSVLLLLVFGFASVVAYWLHAARRPEPLFSPSLFGVPTLSIGLLGNLFSRLGSSCMPFLVPLLLQVSLGYSPLRAGLMMLPIALAGMAMKRFAAPLITHHGYRKVLVANTVLVGLAMASFGLTGPDQPVALHILQLLVFGAVNSLQFTAMNTITLKDLDGGMASSGNSLLSMVQMLAMSLGVAAASAVLAGYSSVFGQETAKQTLDAFQATFASMGLVTIASALIFWYLPAEVRAVHPAQPEVSGQG